One Mixta gaviniae genomic window carries:
- a CDS encoding Gfo/Idh/MocA family protein → MPLLQGKIRTALVGFGISGQVFHAPLLAADPHFSLAAIVTNDPARRRQAQQRYPQARLVASWPQLLALIDAGDLQIDLVVLGTPPDGHRAQAEAAIARGLHLTIDKPFVANSRDGEALIAAAQAAGTLLTVFQNRRWDGDFLTLRRLLDRQALGELRSFESRFEWWRPQGFGNWRDHASVAQGGGLLLDLGSHLIDQALQLFGPVAESYAELARHTLPARSDADEESFVSLLHVNGVRTRLWMNGLAARQGPRFHLLGSQAGFTKWGLDNQEPQLAAGMTPLEPRYGMEEPARWGTLTRDGEEQRIETERGDYPAFYRQLANALLEGSPLPVEAGDSLAALRLTEDLHNRYAVRNA, encoded by the coding sequence ATGCCGCTGCTGCAAGGGAAAATTCGTACCGCGCTGGTGGGGTTCGGCATCTCGGGCCAGGTGTTCCACGCGCCGCTGCTGGCCGCCGACCCGCACTTTTCGCTGGCGGCCATCGTGACCAATGACCCGGCGCGGCGCAGGCAGGCGCAGCAGCGCTACCCGCAGGCGCGTCTGGTCGCGAGCTGGCCGCAGCTGCTGGCGCTGATTGACGCAGGCGATCTGCAGATCGATCTGGTGGTGCTGGGCACGCCGCCCGATGGCCATCGCGCGCAGGCGGAAGCGGCCATCGCCCGCGGCCTGCACCTGACGATCGATAAGCCTTTTGTCGCCAACAGCCGTGACGGCGAAGCGTTGATCGCCGCCGCGCAGGCGGCGGGCACGCTGTTAACGGTGTTTCAGAACCGGCGCTGGGACGGCGATTTTCTGACGCTGCGCAGGCTACTTGACCGGCAGGCGCTGGGCGAGCTGCGCAGCTTCGAATCCCGCTTCGAGTGGTGGCGTCCGCAGGGCTTCGGCAACTGGCGCGACCACGCCAGCGTGGCGCAGGGCGGCGGCCTGCTGCTCGATCTCGGCAGCCATCTTATCGACCAGGCGCTGCAACTGTTCGGGCCGGTAGCGGAGAGCTACGCCGAACTGGCGCGCCATACCCTGCCCGCCCGGTCGGACGCCGATGAAGAGAGCTTCGTCTCGCTGCTGCACGTTAACGGCGTGCGCACGCGGCTGTGGATGAACGGTCTCGCCGCCCGTCAGGGGCCGCGCTTTCATCTGCTGGGCAGCCAGGCGGGCTTTACTAAATGGGGGCTGGATAACCAGGAGCCTCAGCTTGCCGCGGGCATGACGCCGCTCGAGCCGCGCTATGGCATGGAAGAGCCGGCGCGCTGGGGCACGCTGACGCGCGATGGAGAAGAGCAGCGTATTGAAACCGAGCGCGGCGACTATCCCGCCTTTTACCGACAGCTGGCCAATGCGCTGCTGGAGGGCAGCCCGCTGCCGGTCGAGGCTGGCGACTCGCTGGCGGCGCTGCGCCTGACCGAAGATTTACATAACCGTTACGCCGTCCGCAACGCCTGA
- a CDS encoding class I fructose-bisphosphate aldolase, whose amino-acid sequence MLVSDKVRLKRLFRQGKCLDVAIDHGIANEPDFLVGLEDIGGVMRSLIDARPDAIQVNYGQADLLQRAEGVKPALVLRTDVGNAYNAARHREMWAVLHNPEEPILAALQLDAAAVVVNLYQIPDEPGIFRQCVENIGRLRHACDRYGMPLMIEPLVMAAAGQGPAYGSLGDVRQIVPLVRLARELGADIIKADPTENADDFHRVVEAARCPTLVRGGGKGELGKVLEKSAALMAQGAAGMVYGRNVYQHDNPSRVVKALMAIIHQGVSGAEALEIYHHA is encoded by the coding sequence ATGTTGGTCAGCGATAAAGTTCGCCTGAAGCGCCTGTTCAGACAGGGAAAATGTCTTGATGTCGCCATCGATCACGGCATCGCCAACGAGCCTGATTTTCTGGTCGGGCTGGAGGATATCGGCGGCGTAATGCGCAGCCTGATCGATGCTCGTCCCGACGCCATTCAGGTCAACTACGGCCAGGCGGATCTGCTGCAGCGGGCGGAAGGAGTGAAGCCCGCGCTGGTACTGCGTACCGATGTCGGCAACGCCTACAACGCCGCCCGCCACCGCGAGATGTGGGCGGTGCTGCATAACCCAGAGGAACCGATTCTCGCGGCGCTGCAGCTGGACGCCGCCGCGGTGGTGGTCAACCTCTATCAGATCCCCGACGAGCCGGGGATTTTCCGCCAGTGCGTTGAAAATATCGGCCGCCTGCGCCACGCCTGCGACCGATACGGCATGCCGCTGATGATTGAGCCGCTGGTGATGGCGGCGGCAGGCCAGGGGCCAGCCTACGGCTCGCTGGGCGATGTGCGCCAGATTGTGCCGCTGGTGCGGCTGGCGCGCGAGCTGGGCGCCGATATCATCAAGGCCGATCCCACCGAAAACGCCGACGATTTTCATCGGGTGGTCGAGGCGGCGCGCTGCCCGACGCTGGTGCGCGGCGGCGGCAAAGGGGAGCTGGGCAAGGTGCTGGAGAAAAGCGCGGCGCTGATGGCACAGGGCGCGGCGGGCATGGTGTACGGCCGCAACGTCTATCAGCATGACAACCCGTCACGCGTGGTAAAGGCGCTGATGGCGATTATCCATCAGGGCGTCAGCGGCGCCGAGGCGCTGGAGATCTACCACCACGCCTGA
- a CDS encoding NAD(P)/FAD-dependent oxidoreductase translates to MSLQKSKKVVAVIGGGAIGVSSAVHLLRQGAQVVLITDAELGSGASGRSLSWLNSAGERTREYHALRMAGVDRYRTLFAQHPDLPWLRFDGGLYWAADDARGTRARHALESAHGYDSKLVSPATVSRCARNIAPEAMADEAIFNPGEGWVSLPHLIGWLMEEFHQRGGRLVEHAGKATVKTDAAGRACGVATAQAGEIAADAVLVACGPQTPDVVAPLGVTIPNGSPVSMLVITEAVDTPVDVVMNTPRAAIRPNPGATLAIDHDWYEEHIRRSGDGQYTIPEAVVAELVQEASKLIAGRPALRASGWKAGLKPIPGDGNPVFGGLKKVPGCFVAFTHSGATLALIAGELLAEEIISGEPHPMFATFRAERFSQA, encoded by the coding sequence ATGTCTTTGCAGAAAAGTAAAAAAGTGGTCGCCGTGATCGGCGGCGGCGCGATTGGCGTATCCAGCGCGGTGCATCTGCTGCGCCAGGGCGCGCAGGTGGTGTTGATCACCGACGCAGAGCTGGGCTCCGGCGCCTCCGGCCGCTCGCTCTCCTGGCTCAACTCCGCCGGCGAGCGTACGCGCGAATACCATGCGCTGCGCATGGCGGGCGTCGATCGCTATCGCACCCTGTTCGCGCAGCATCCCGATCTGCCGTGGCTGCGCTTTGACGGCGGCCTTTACTGGGCGGCGGACGACGCGCGCGGCACGCGCGCGCGCCATGCTCTGGAAAGCGCGCACGGCTACGATTCGAAGCTGGTCAGCCCGGCAACCGTCAGCCGCTGCGCGCGCAATATCGCGCCGGAAGCGATGGCCGATGAGGCGATTTTTAACCCCGGCGAAGGCTGGGTCAGCCTGCCGCACCTGATCGGCTGGTTGATGGAGGAGTTCCATCAACGCGGCGGCAGGCTGGTGGAGCATGCCGGCAAAGCGACGGTAAAAACCGATGCTGCCGGACGCGCCTGCGGCGTCGCTACCGCACAGGCGGGCGAGATTGCCGCCGACGCGGTGCTGGTCGCCTGCGGCCCGCAAACTCCGGATGTCGTGGCTCCGCTTGGCGTCACCATCCCTAACGGGTCGCCGGTCTCCATGCTGGTGATTACCGAGGCGGTCGATACGCCGGTGGATGTGGTGATGAATACGCCGCGCGCCGCTATCCGTCCGAATCCGGGCGCGACGCTGGCTATCGATCATGACTGGTATGAAGAGCATATTCGCCGCAGCGGCGACGGCCAGTACACGATCCCGGAAGCGGTAGTGGCGGAGCTGGTGCAGGAGGCGAGCAAGCTGATCGCCGGCCGGCCGGCGCTGCGCGCCAGCGGCTGGAAAGCGGGACTGAAGCCGATCCCTGGCGATGGCAACCCGGTTTTCGGCGGGCTGAAAAAGGTACCAGGCTGTTTTGTTGCCTTTACCCATTCGGGCGCGACGCTGGCGCTGATCGCCGGCGAGCTGCTGGCGGAGGAGATTATCAGCGGCGAACCCCATCCGATGTTTGCCACCTTCCGCGCCGAACGCTTTAGCCAGGCGTAA
- a CDS encoding ABC transporter substrate-binding protein: MKSHNILFNMAVALIASASIVTLSARAAADNNPYGLIEPGHMRVASLGDAKPYTFTDASGNFTGFDIEFFTNVAQRLGVKQVDFIGQDFSGILPAVANGQYDAGVAAIGITPERARTVDFTTGYLAGYLTVLTRSDTGIKDVGTLAKRRMGVVQGTLQESYAVKHFPQTDLVRFPDNNAAISSLNNGTLDAVFLDFEAAKSYADRFKLVHAADIPSFDAPAGFAIAKQKPALKAALDKAITDAMQDGTWKRLYEKWFPGSPMPKQYLPGAQ; encoded by the coding sequence ATGAAATCGCACAACATCCTGTTTAATATGGCCGTCGCGCTTATCGCCTCGGCCTCCATCGTTACTCTCTCCGCCCGCGCTGCGGCGGACAACAATCCCTACGGCCTGATCGAACCCGGCCATATGCGGGTCGCCAGCCTGGGCGATGCGAAACCCTACACCTTTACCGATGCTTCAGGCAATTTTACCGGCTTCGATATTGAATTCTTTACCAACGTCGCCCAACGTCTCGGCGTTAAGCAAGTCGATTTTATCGGCCAGGACTTCTCCGGCATTCTGCCGGCGGTCGCCAACGGCCAGTATGACGCCGGCGTCGCGGCGATCGGCATTACGCCGGAGCGCGCCCGCACTGTCGATTTTACCACTGGCTATCTGGCGGGCTACCTGACGGTGCTGACCCGCAGCGACACCGGCATCAAAGATGTCGGCACGCTGGCGAAACGCCGTATGGGTGTGGTACAGGGCACCCTGCAGGAGAGCTACGCGGTGAAGCACTTTCCGCAGACCGACCTGGTGCGTTTCCCGGACAACAACGCCGCCATCTCCTCCCTGAATAACGGGACGCTGGACGCCGTCTTCCTCGATTTCGAGGCAGCCAAAAGCTACGCCGATCGTTTCAAACTGGTCCACGCGGCCGATATCCCCTCGTTTGACGCGCCCGCCGGTTTCGCCATCGCGAAGCAGAAACCCGCGCTGAAAGCGGCACTGGATAAAGCCATCACCGACGCCATGCAGGACGGCACCTGGAAACGCCTCTATGAGAAGTGGTTCCCGGGCTCGCCAATGCCGAAACAGTACCTGCCCGGCGCGCAGTAA
- a CDS encoding amino acid ABC transporter ATP-binding protein gives MLNNALAVDTAQEPAFHGATLELRNLTLAYGDVEVLRDVSLQIPAGSTTCIIGPSGSGKSTLLRGINRLHEPKTGDVLLAGRSVLKEKPDALRLRIGMVFQHFNLFPDHTALQNVALAPWKIKKLPKQQALEIARRRLDEVGLTQRADHRPCDLSGGQQQRVAIARALAMDPEVMLFDEATSALDPELVKGVLNLMADLCQRGMTMVVVTHEMGFARKVADQVVFMDEGEIVESGTPEAIFERPRSARLRRFLSEVL, from the coding sequence ATGCTGAATAACGCCTTAGCCGTAGATACCGCGCAGGAGCCCGCCTTTCACGGCGCCACCCTGGAGCTGCGCAACCTGACGCTGGCCTATGGCGACGTCGAAGTGCTGCGCGACGTCTCGCTGCAGATCCCGGCAGGCAGCACCACCTGCATTATCGGCCCGTCGGGATCGGGAAAATCGACGCTGCTGCGCGGCATCAACCGGCTGCATGAGCCGAAAACCGGCGATGTGCTGCTGGCGGGCCGCTCGGTGCTGAAAGAGAAGCCGGACGCGCTGCGTCTGCGCATCGGCATGGTGTTCCAGCACTTCAACCTGTTTCCCGACCACACCGCGCTGCAAAACGTGGCGTTAGCGCCGTGGAAAATCAAAAAGCTGCCGAAACAGCAGGCGCTGGAGATCGCCCGGCGGCGGCTGGACGAGGTGGGCCTGACGCAGCGTGCCGACCATCGGCCATGCGATCTCTCCGGCGGCCAGCAGCAGCGCGTGGCAATTGCCCGCGCGCTGGCGATGGATCCGGAGGTCATGCTGTTCGACGAGGCGACTTCCGCGCTCGACCCGGAGCTGGTGAAGGGCGTACTGAACCTGATGGCGGATCTCTGCCAGCGCGGCATGACGATGGTGGTGGTCACCCATGAGATGGGCTTCGCGCGCAAAGTGGCCGATCAGGTGGTGTTTATGGATGAAGGCGAAATTGTCGAGAGCGGCACGCCGGAAGCGATCTTTGAACGTCCCCGCTCGGCGCGCCTGCGTCGCTTCTTATCGGAGGTGCTGTGA
- a CDS encoding RcnB family protein, whose translation MRNTTKIFFSGALISALALTSVAHAEGEQATDQTQTQESPAQIQGNPGQPAPQTQGNPAQPAPQTQGNPAQPVPQTQGNPAQPVPQTPGQQDPTQNQTPGAPESAVPQDPTQTRPQTETAPDVTQNAPDAAQAQQPKEPYEVTEFFSDARRYSIGDAVPEKYRSKTYEITEWQKRHLPAPEADSHWTYMGGNYVLITNGEGKIVKAKSGDIFFH comes from the coding sequence ATGCGTAACACAACTAAAATTTTCTTTTCAGGCGCATTGATTAGCGCGTTGGCATTGACTTCTGTCGCCCATGCGGAAGGCGAGCAGGCTACGGACCAGACGCAAACGCAGGAAAGCCCGGCGCAGATCCAGGGCAACCCGGGGCAGCCGGCGCCGCAGACCCAGGGTAATCCGGCGCAGCCGGCGCCGCAAACCCAGGGCAATCCGGCGCAGCCGGTGCCGCAAACCCAGGGCAATCCGGCGCAGCCGGTGCCGCAGACGCCGGGCCAGCAAGACCCGACGCAGAATCAAACTCCGGGTGCCCCGGAAAGCGCCGTGCCGCAGGATCCGACGCAAACCCGCCCGCAGACCGAAACGGCGCCGGATGTGACGCAAAATGCGCCGGACGCCGCGCAGGCGCAGCAGCCGAAAGAGCCGTACGAAGTGACCGAATTCTTCAGCGATGCCCGGCGCTACAGCATTGGCGACGCGGTGCCGGAAAAATACCGCAGCAAAACCTATGAGATCACCGAGTGGCAGAAACGCCATCTGCCCGCGCCAGAGGCTGACAGCCACTGGACCTATATGGGCGGCAACTACGTGCTGATTACGAACGGCGAAGGGAAAATCGTGAAGGCGAAATCGGGCGATATTTTCTTTCACTAA
- a CDS encoding LacI family DNA-binding transcriptional regulator, which translates to MTSKNMRMKAPTTADVAREAKVSKAQAARALGGYGAVSEEVMTRVQAAAERLGYRPNELARSMNTGRSNTLGVIVGDIENPHFGLALRGISDVAREAGYHVILSNSDEQVAIEQEAVRVMLEKRVDGIIVAPCSSAASHNPHLAQVLAEGRALTLFDRAVYHMDVAVIGVDFTRTAQQATHELLAAGHRRIAYVTSMNCPEPYCSAEDMGLTPVAQRIAGMEQAFRVAGVPFAPALIKPNALDDAAVARIVAELFADAAPPTAVIASDSLIAQALMREFHLRGLRIPQDLSFVMYDNFPWTEIVSPPLSVIAQPVYEMGCEAARRTIAQIRGQDPGPMPLFETRYIRRGSTGPAPR; encoded by the coding sequence ATGACAAGTAAAAATATGCGAATGAAAGCCCCGACGACCGCCGACGTGGCGCGCGAGGCGAAGGTTTCCAAGGCGCAGGCGGCCAGGGCGTTGGGCGGTTATGGCGCCGTTAGCGAAGAGGTGATGACGCGCGTGCAGGCGGCGGCGGAGCGCCTGGGCTATCGCCCCAATGAACTGGCGCGCAGCATGAATACCGGCCGCTCCAATACTCTGGGGGTGATTGTCGGCGATATTGAAAACCCCCATTTCGGTCTGGCGCTGCGCGGCATTTCCGATGTGGCGCGCGAGGCGGGCTACCATGTGATCCTGAGCAACAGCGACGAACAGGTGGCGATTGAGCAGGAAGCGGTGCGCGTGATGCTGGAAAAGCGCGTGGATGGCATTATTGTCGCGCCCTGCAGCTCCGCCGCCAGCCACAACCCGCATCTGGCGCAGGTACTGGCAGAGGGCAGGGCGCTGACGCTGTTCGATCGTGCGGTATATCATATGGATGTTGCAGTGATCGGCGTCGATTTTACCCGTACGGCGCAGCAGGCGACGCACGAGCTGCTGGCGGCGGGCCATCGCCGTATCGCCTATGTGACCAGCATGAACTGTCCTGAACCTTACTGCTCTGCGGAAGATATGGGGCTGACGCCGGTCGCCCAGCGCATCGCCGGCATGGAGCAGGCGTTTCGCGTGGCGGGGGTGCCTTTTGCGCCGGCGCTGATCAAGCCCAACGCGCTGGACGATGCGGCGGTAGCGCGCATTGTTGCAGAGCTGTTCGCCGACGCCGCGCCGCCGACGGCGGTGATCGCCTCCGACAGCCTGATTGCCCAGGCGCTGATGCGTGAGTTTCATCTGCGTGGCTTGCGTATCCCGCAGGATCTCTCGTTTGTGATGTACGATAACTTCCCCTGGACGGAGATCGTCTCGCCGCCGCTGTCGGTGATTGCGCAGCCGGTGTATGAGATGGGCTGCGAGGCAGCGCGGCGTACGATCGCCCAGATCCGCGGCCAGGATCCCGGCCCGATGCCCCTGTTTGAAACACGCTATATCCGGCGCGGCTCGACCGGCCCGGCGCCGCGCTGA
- a CDS encoding FGGY-family carbohydrate kinase, which produces MSHCLLGIDAGNTMIKAVLFDSDGQVLSVASCAGETHQPQPGYAERPIEEVWLGVRQAVQACLHQAGDAARRVVAVGAAGHGNGLYALDKQQRPLLGIQSIDMRAAGLVSALEQQGNAGLIWRRSLQKPWPAATPVLLSWLKQHDAARYARIGHLLCAKDVINHFLCGAIATDYSDAAGAGLIDYARRGYSAALMALYDLEDALPLLPPLHESCAVVGQVTPQAASLTGLPVGIPVVAGIFDVVASAVGSGVVNCGDASIVAGTWSINQVIVDKPEYRRPVFMNAIVERDRFMAIEASATSAANLDWFVREFDDGRGGEGALRSSDLVAQVKPDMQLPLYHPYLYSGRKAGPAKAGFYGLGGWHTRADMLFALFEGVTFAHRAHIDRLHAAGIPFSQAILSGGAARSCVWPQMFADVLGIPIRVAACPETGALGAALCAGVGVGLWPTLAAGVARAVQLNPGVLLPDTTRHAFHSKRYQMFKKLELAMDDLWHDVSLNV; this is translated from the coding sequence ATGAGCCATTGCTTACTCGGCATCGATGCCGGCAATACCATGATCAAAGCGGTGCTGTTCGACAGCGACGGCCAGGTGCTGTCGGTCGCCAGCTGCGCCGGCGAGACGCATCAGCCGCAGCCCGGCTATGCGGAACGGCCGATAGAAGAGGTCTGGCTCGGCGTGCGGCAGGCGGTGCAAGCCTGCCTGCATCAGGCGGGCGACGCCGCGCGGCGGGTGGTGGCGGTTGGCGCCGCCGGCCACGGCAACGGCCTCTACGCGCTGGATAAACAGCAGCGGCCGCTGCTGGGCATTCAGTCGATCGATATGCGTGCCGCCGGGCTGGTCAGCGCGCTGGAGCAACAGGGCAACGCCGGGCTTATCTGGCGGCGTTCGCTACAGAAGCCCTGGCCGGCGGCCACGCCGGTACTGCTCAGCTGGCTGAAACAGCACGACGCGGCGCGCTATGCGCGCATCGGCCATCTCCTCTGCGCCAAAGATGTGATCAACCACTTCCTTTGTGGCGCGATCGCGACCGACTACTCCGATGCCGCAGGCGCCGGGCTGATCGACTACGCCCGGCGCGGCTACAGCGCGGCGCTGATGGCGCTTTACGATCTGGAGGACGCGCTGCCGCTACTGCCGCCGCTGCATGAATCGTGCGCGGTGGTAGGCCAGGTAACGCCACAGGCCGCCAGCCTGACCGGGCTGCCGGTCGGCATTCCGGTCGTGGCGGGCATTTTCGACGTAGTGGCGAGCGCGGTCGGCTCCGGCGTGGTGAACTGCGGTGACGCGTCGATTGTCGCCGGCACCTGGAGCATTAATCAGGTGATCGTCGACAAGCCGGAGTATCGGCGCCCGGTCTTTATGAATGCTATCGTGGAGCGCGATCGCTTTATGGCAATTGAGGCCAGCGCCACCTCGGCCGCCAACCTCGACTGGTTCGTGCGCGAGTTTGATGACGGGCGCGGCGGCGAAGGCGCGCTGCGCAGCAGCGATCTGGTGGCGCAGGTAAAGCCCGATATGCAGCTGCCGCTCTATCATCCCTACCTCTATTCCGGCCGCAAAGCGGGCCCGGCTAAAGCGGGCTTTTACGGGCTGGGCGGCTGGCATACCCGCGCCGATATGTTGTTCGCGCTGTTTGAGGGCGTCACCTTCGCCCACCGCGCCCATATCGATCGCCTGCACGCCGCCGGCATTCCCTTCAGCCAGGCGATCCTCTCCGGCGGCGCGGCGCGCAGCTGCGTCTGGCCGCAGATGTTCGCCGACGTGCTGGGCATCCCGATCCGCGTCGCCGCCTGTCCGGAAACCGGCGCGCTGGGCGCCGCGCTCTGCGCCGGGGTCGGCGTCGGGCTCTGGCCGACGCTGGCGGCGGGCGTCGCCCGGGCGGTGCAGCTCAACCCCGGCGTGCTGCTGCCCGATACGACGCGCCACGCCTTCCACTCGAAGCGTTATCAGATGTTCAAAAAGCTGGAGCTGGCGATGGACGATCTCTGGCATGACGTCTCGCTCAATGTCTGA
- a CDS encoding class I SAM-dependent methyltransferase produces the protein MSDSNKAGHTFLASLGKTRLRPGGAQATEWLFAQAGFTQQSQVLEIACNMGTTAIELVSRFGCRVHAVDMDKQALRKAQENVEAAGFAGRIQIGEANAHHLPFPDNSFDVVINEAMLTMYADKAKQRLVREYYRVLKPGGCLLTHDIMLTRGELEAQADAQLQQVVKSNVSPMTLPDWQALFYQTGFTQVATHHGPMTLMSPRGMLKDEGVLRTLKIIFNGLKCRENRRRFLGMFRYFRAQRRQMNYIVCCSRKS, from the coding sequence ATGTCTGACAGTAATAAAGCAGGACACACTTTTCTGGCGAGCCTGGGCAAAACCCGGCTGCGTCCCGGCGGCGCGCAAGCGACGGAATGGCTGTTCGCGCAGGCCGGCTTCACCCAACAGAGCCAGGTACTGGAGATCGCCTGCAATATGGGCACCACCGCTATCGAGCTGGTTTCCCGCTTCGGCTGCCGGGTGCATGCCGTGGATATGGATAAGCAGGCGCTGCGCAAGGCACAGGAGAATGTCGAGGCGGCCGGGTTCGCCGGGCGCATCCAGATCGGCGAAGCTAACGCCCACCATCTCCCTTTTCCCGACAATAGCTTTGACGTGGTGATCAACGAAGCGATGCTGACCATGTATGCCGATAAGGCGAAGCAGCGGCTGGTGCGCGAATATTATCGCGTGCTGAAGCCCGGCGGCTGTTTGCTGACGCACGATATTATGCTGACGCGCGGCGAGCTGGAGGCGCAGGCGGATGCGCAGCTGCAGCAGGTGGTGAAATCGAACGTGAGTCCGATGACGCTGCCCGACTGGCAGGCGCTGTTTTATCAAACCGGCTTTACGCAGGTCGCGACGCATCACGGGCCGATGACGTTAATGTCGCCGCGCGGCATGTTAAAAGATGAGGGCGTGCTGCGGACGCTGAAAATTATCTTTAACGGGCTGAAGTGCCGGGAAAACCGGCGACGTTTCCTCGGCATGTTCCGCTATTTCCGCGCCCAGCGGCGGCAGATGAACTATATCGTCTGCTGTTCACGCAAAAGCTAA
- a CDS encoding SIS domain-containing protein: MLGFNQDEYLTSTREIIAARNIAEQVAETIHQAGFSNLFFASVGGSLAPMMAINEFAKECTALPVYVEQAAELIAKGNKKLTRDSVVITLSKSGDTKESVAIAEWCRARDIRVVAITKNADSPLAAAASWHIPMRHKNGVEFEYMLLYWLFFRLVALNGEFADYDRFASQLEQLPENLLQAKRDFNDRADAIARDYHARDYMMWIGGAEMWGEVYLFSMCILEEMQWKRTKSVSSAEFFHGTLELLEKEVPLFLVKGEGKCRALDDRVEAFARKISDHVVVIDPRDYRLSGIDEAFRWIMAPCVASTLLVDRLAAHFEKYTGHDLNIRRYYRQFEY; this comes from the coding sequence GCGTGAGATCATCGCTGCGCGCAACATCGCCGAACAGGTGGCGGAAACTATTCACCAGGCGGGCTTCAGCAACCTCTTTTTCGCCTCGGTCGGCGGCTCGCTGGCGCCGATGATGGCCATCAACGAGTTCGCTAAAGAGTGTACCGCGCTGCCGGTCTACGTGGAGCAGGCGGCGGAGTTGATCGCTAAAGGCAATAAAAAGCTGACGCGCGATTCGGTGGTGATCACCCTGTCGAAATCGGGCGATACCAAAGAGTCGGTAGCGATTGCTGAATGGTGTCGGGCGCGGGACATTCGTGTCGTCGCCATCACCAAAAACGCCGATTCGCCGCTGGCCGCCGCGGCCAGCTGGCATATTCCGATGCGCCATAAGAACGGCGTCGAGTTTGAATATATGCTGCTCTACTGGCTGTTCTTCCGGCTGGTGGCGCTGAACGGCGAATTCGCCGACTATGACCGCTTCGCCAGCCAGCTGGAGCAGCTGCCGGAAAACCTGCTGCAGGCCAAGCGCGACTTTAACGATCGCGCCGACGCCATCGCCCGCGACTACCATGCCCGTGACTATATGATGTGGATTGGCGGGGCGGAAATGTGGGGCGAAGTCTACCTCTTCTCGATGTGCATTCTGGAGGAGATGCAGTGGAAGCGCACCAAATCGGTCAGCTCGGCGGAGTTTTTCCACGGCACGCTGGAGCTGCTGGAAAAAGAGGTGCCGCTGTTCCTGGTGAAAGGCGAGGGCAAATGCCGCGCGCTGGACGATCGCGTGGAGGCGTTCGCCCGTAAAATCAGCGATCACGTGGTCGTGATCGATCCGCGCGACTACCGTCTGAGCGGCATCGATGAGGCGTTCCGCTGGATTATGGCGCCCTGCGTTGCCTCCACGCTGCTGGTGGATCGGCTGGCAGCGCACTTCGAAAAATATACCGGCCACGACCTGAATATCCGCCGCTACTACCGTCAGTTTGAATATTAA